A single Amia ocellicauda isolate fAmiCal2 chromosome 9, fAmiCal2.hap1, whole genome shotgun sequence DNA region contains:
- the LOC136758695 gene encoding alpha-(1,3)-fucosyltransferase 7-like: protein MEQMFKVLLPAPRLQLLLLPLLLVLLLIWYNPQLLPQGRGAPRPHNVTVLVWHWPFAYAYPLHGDVCNTNNGLPSCHLTDNRSLYEQADAVIFHHREITSRAVVLPINRPRPPGQKWVWMCVESPSRIGNLTWLNGLFNWTLTYQRNADIYVPYGKRIPRRGNSSSSYTIPQKRSDKLACWVVSNYKERHRRTTIAKELSELIPLDMYGHSVNKPLDQRKLWSTISQYRFYLAFENSVHRDYITEKLWRNSYTASTVPVVLGAPRSDYEAVAPPNSFIHVDDFPSVQELAEFLRAVASNETRYQQYFQWHRDWEVQEYRGWLGRICEVCVQYHNAPSRKVYQDLQGWFVN from the coding sequence ATGGAACAGATGTTCAAGGTGCTGCTGCCAGCACCGCGCCTGCAGCTCCTGCTCCTCCCtctgctccttgtgctcctgctGATCTGGTACAACCCGCAGCTGCTGCCCCAGGGCAGAGGAGCCCCCCGCCCCCACAACGTCACCGTTCTGGTCTGGCACTGGCCATTTGCCTATGCCTACCCCCTGCATGGTGACGTGTGCAACACTAACAATGGCCTCCCCAGCTGCCATCTCACTGACAACCGCTCCCTCTATGAGCAGGCGGACGCAGTGATCTTCCACCACCGAGAGATCACCAGCCGGGCCGTGGTTCTGCCCATTAACCGGCCCCGGCCTCCTGGACAGAAGTGGGTCTGGATGTGTGTGGAATCACCATCCCGCATCGGAAACCTGACCTGGCTCAACGGCCTCTTCAACTGGACCCTGACCTACCAGCGCAATGCAGACATCTACGTTCCCTACGGGAAGCGGATACCCAGGAGGGGgaatagcagcagcagctacACAATCCCCCAGAAGCGCTCAGACAAGCTGGCCTGCTGGGTGGTGAGCAACTACAAGGAGAGACACAGGAGGACCACGATTGCCAAGGAGCTGAGTGAGCTGATTCCCCTGGACATGTATGGACACTCTGTGAACAAGCCACTGGACCAACGCAAGCTGTGGAGCACCATCTCACAGTACCGCTTCTACCTGGCATTTGAGAATTCAGTGCACCGCGACTACATCACTGAGAAGCTGTGGCGCAACTCCTACACGGCCAGCACGGTGCCCGTGGTGCTGGGTGCCCCCCGCTCCGACTACGAGGCCGTGGCCCCCCCCAACTCCTTTATTCATGTGGACGACTTCCCCTCTGTTCAGGAGCTCGCTGAATTCCTGCGCGCAGTGGCCTCCAATGAGACACGCTACCAGCAGTATTTCCAGTGGCACCGTGACTGGGAGGTGCAGGAGTACAGGGGCTGGCTAGGCAGGATCTGTGAGGTCTGCGTCCAGTACCACAATGCGCCCTCCAGGAAGGTGTACCAGGATCTGCAGGGCTGGTTTGTCAACTAA